The segment ATCTTCCTTAAGTTCTTTTTCTGATGAACTCATATAAGGTGACATTGGATACGCTTTTATAGCTGCTACTGGCTCTCCATAAGAACTTAGCCTAAACTTGCTTGTAAAACTTAATGCCGGTCCATTTTCTTCAAGCATAAGCATCTCAAGTTCCTTAGCAACCTTTGCTTGATAATCATTATATTCTTTCAAATCTTTTTTATAGTCTTCATTACAAAATTCATTTTTATATTGTTGCCTTGCAAAATCATCAAAATTAGTTTTATCTTTTAAACTATCTGGATAAACTCTAAATAATGTAACTAGTCCATTATCATTACCATTTACACAAACCATACTAGGTTCTTTTCGTATAACATTACGCAGAGACATTTCCACTTCTATTAAATTTCCTAAAATAGCTCTATATCCTTCTAATCCAAAATATTTTAAATTGCACCAAGCTGAAAGGGCATAACCTCCCCCTCTTGAACATTCTAGTGTATATTCTCCTGGAGTATATGCACTAGAATGATATAAGTAAGCCATTTGGTCCTTATCTCTAGTTAAAACTTGTATATCATTACTATTTTTCATGCAAATCATACTACAATTATAACAAGTAAAACCTGTTTTGTGGAAATCTATTCCTACAGCATCTGCCAAATTAAGATATTTTATTTTATCTTTACTCTTTTCTATAGCCTTTAAAGTAGTCTCTGAAAATTCCATAGGATTTTCCTTAAAATCATAAGAATTAAATACACTCCAAGCCCATCCAATAACAGCATCTGCATAAATAAATGGTCTTTCTTTTAAATTATGTTTCTTAACAAAGTTATTACAAATTTCCATTACACCCTTTATATCATCAATTGCAAAAGCATCTGTAGTACCCATAGTCACAACTATCATGGCTATAGGTTTACCTTCTTTATAACATGTTTCCATAACTTCTTCTAAATGACTAAGATTCATAGAACTATCTTCGTTAAGATTAATTGTTCTTACATTATTAGTCCCAAGTCCTGTCCAATCACTACAATTTTTCATTGCATAATGTCCAACTTTAGATACCAATATTTGTGCATCCGTTCTTATACCATTAGTTCTACTTTCTTTTCCTAAACACTTTGTTAACGCAAGCTTAGTAGCAAACAAATATGCTCCTGTTCCTCCAAATGTAAAATGACCTATAGATTTTTCAGAATCATATCCTACTAATTTTGAAATTATAGAGGCTACTTCTATTTCCAATGCTGCCACGTTTCCTGAATATTCTTGTTCTACTATATTAGGATTAAACATAGCACCCATTAAACTTCCAGCAATTGATGGAATGGCAGCCGGTGGCGTTACATTAACCATTGCTTTTGGATGTGCCCAATTAAACATTCCATTAAAATACTTACTTGCTTCTTTTATAACTTCCTTCATTGAAGTAGCTTTTTCCGGTATATTTGCCTTTTTCTTTACTTCAATGATACTATTTTCGTCTTCTATACAACATCTAGCCTCTCCTAAAAACGATTTCTTTTCTTGCCCATCATCTTTTAGATCATTAACATTTTTTAATGTTTGTGTAATTATATCCTTAAACTCATCTTCTTTTGACTGTTCTTGACATGGTGACAAGAATGCAGGCTGAACCTTTTCTTTTAAAACCTTTTGCCAATTTAGTGATTCATTTTGTTTTATCATTTTCATACCCACTTTCTAATTTTTTTTTACTTTAAAAAGTGTTAACAAAGCTTTATTTGTAATATATTGAATTGTACCCATATATTTTATATATGCCATTGTATATTATAATACTTTTAACCAAATTAATCCAATCATCTATCTATAAAAATTCATCTTTTTTCCTATTGTTAAAATGACATTTTTACATAAAAATAAGATTTAATATTAACTAGTTAATATTAAATCTTATTTTAGTTATTTATATTTGATTGTATTATTCAGATTTAACTAACTCTTCAGCTACCTTTTTTAAATCATCTAACACACAATTTACTGAACTTGAAAATACTGCATAATTTATTCCATCTTCTTGCCAAGATATACTCTTGAAACTCTTCATTTCCATCGTTTCACCACTAAACCCTCTTATGGTAGTGCTTTCAATACCGGGCAATTTCATACTTTTATCATTTTTATCCTTTTTAGCTACCTTTTTCATTGAAATACTAAACAAAGTTACTCCTTTGTTATTAGTATATATTTGATTAAACTCTTCACCTATTTCTTTATTATTCTTTGAATAATTTATCTTATCTAATTTATAATCAATACCATTGTAAATCAATATCTTTGTACCCAATTTTGTATTTACTTCATTTAACGTAATATCTTCATCTTTTTCACTATTGTCTAAATTCTGAACCTTAGCTCCATTTGGAATTTTTTGTGTAAATATACTTTCATTTATTTCTGGTTTAAAATTAACATTTGTATACTCTGAAATTGTCTTCATATCTCCACTAACACACTCTGATTTTACAACAAACCAATTCTCTTTATCTATCCAATAACTAACGTCTCTAAATAATGATTTATTTTCTTGTCCCTTTTTAGGTTTTGCATATAGATGATATGTTTTTCTTCCATTGACCTCTTCTTCACCTTTAACTTCAATAGTATGGGTTTTAGTTATATTTGCGATTTCATCCATAGCCACCTTTTTAGGACTTCTACCAATAAAGTCCTCCTTAGCAATATTAGTACTTTCCATATAAGAATCTAATGTTTTAGTATAAATAATCATCTTCTTACCATCACATGTCATTATTGCTTTATCTACTTTTCCCGAACTCCCTACATTGATAACTTCTCTTCTAACTTTATTACCAGGTATACTCCACTCTCTTATATTTATAGTTGAAATTTTCTTACCCTTTTCATAATTTTCCGTTTTACTTTCTCCATAAAAACACTTAACTTCTTTATTCAAGTTAATAACATTAGTTATAATGTCTTCAGGAATTATTGCGGACTTACTATCACAACCTGTAAAAAATATTGAAAATGACATAACTATCACCGACATTAATAACATTAACTTTTTTTTAATCATATATATACATCCCTCTCTATGTTATTCTTTTGATAAAACATCCAATTAAAGTTCCAAAACTCTCATTTGAAAATATTTTTATACTACCATCATGTTTGTCCATAATTAGTTTTACAATACTAAGACCTAGTCCTACTCCACCACTCATTTCCTTATTTCTTGAACTATCTGATTGATAAAATGCTTTAAATATTTTTTCTTGTTCCTCTTTAGGTATATGCCCGCCATCATTACTAACAAATATAAACATATTATCTTTTATTTTTTTACTAACTTCTTCTATTAATTCTTTTGGCAAAAATGACGGTAATTTAACTTCCTCACAATAAGCTCCTAAATAAATTTCTCCACCATTTCTTGCATATCTAATTGAGTTACTTACTAAATTATCTATTACTCTTATCATAGAATTTACATCTACATTATAATTTCCTAAAACACATATTGATTTTTTAAGTATTATATCGTTTTTTTCACAAAGCTCATCATAACCATAAAAGAGCATTTCTAAAAATTCTTCTCCTTCTACATTTACTAAATTTAATTTTTCCTCGCTAGTAAGAAGAGTATATGCCAAAAGATCTTCTAACATTTTCTTTATATAGTCACTTTTATTTATTATTATTGAACTATATTCTTTTATATCGGATTCTTTTAAATTTTCATATCGATATATTGCCTCAGAATAAGCTCTTATAGATGTCAATGGAGTTTTAAGATCATGTGAAATTGCTGCTATTAAGTACTCCTTATCTTTATGTTGCTTTTCTATTTCATATTGTTTTTTTTGTATGTTTTCCTTTAAGTTATTAAAATGATTTATTAAATCTCCAATCTCATCATTTTTATTGTATTTAAAAGGACTACTATTTTCTCCTCTTGAATAACGTTTCATGTCATTCACTAAAAAAGTTATTGGTTTCAAAATTTTATTATTTAAAAAATGTATTGTAACTATAAATATAACTATTACTGCAAATATAAAACATCCTATAGCTACATATGTAACATAGTTTATATTTTTTATTACATTTCCCTTTAAAATTTTTATTTTATAAAATCCTACTATATCTCCATTATTTAGCACTGGTTTTTTTACAATATTAAATTTAACTTCTCTTTTAATGGTATATAAATCTTTATATAATTCTTCTGACTGTATACTATTAATAATTCTAGAATAGTTTTTCGTTGAATACATTATGGTTCCATATTTATCATATACTTCAATTTCTATTAATTCCTTATCTTCATCATCTACCAATTTTAAATTTTTATTTACTTTTTCATAAATTGATATATTTCTTAGCCTATTTTCATATTTATCAGCAATTCCTACACTATTCAAATAATATTCTAATTCTACTTTTTCACTACAAAATTTTATTCCATTGTATATAGCTATTCCTATAATTATTGGAAGTATCATAACAATTATATAAGAACCAATAATCCAATTTTTTATTCTCATTAAAATTTCTCTCCAATAAACTTATATCCGGTACCCCATACAGTTTGAATATATTGAGGATGTTTAACATCTTCTTTTATCTTTTGTCTCAATTCTTTAATATGAACAGTAACGGTATTATTTCCTTCTAAACTATTTTGGTGCCATATATTTTCATAAAGCTCCTTTTTAGTAAAAACTTTATTCTCATTTTGAGCCATCAATACTAAAAGAGCAAATTCTTTAGCAGTTAATTCAATTTCATTATTATTAACAGTAACTCTCATTTCATCCTTTATTATTTTTAAGCCCTTCTTATAACTCCACACATCTTGTTTTTGTGATTTTTTATTATCTCCTTTATATCTCTTTATATTATTTGCAACTCGTGCTTCTAATTCAATTAAACTAAATGGTTTTGTTATATAATCATCTGCTCCCAATTTAAGCCCTTTCACCTTATCTAACTCTTGTTTCTTTGCACTCAAAATCAAAATTGGAACATTGCTTATAAGTCTAATATTTTTGCAAACCGTAAATCCATCCATTTCTGGAAGCATAATATCTAAAATAATTAAATCATATTTATCTTTATTAAAATCCTTTAATCCTTCACTTCCTGTAGACGACCAATTAATCTCATAATTTTCTCGTGTCAGATGCTTTCTTATAATGCTAGCAATTTCAATATCA is part of the Clostridium botulinum genome and harbors:
- a CDS encoding pyridoxal phosphate-dependent decarboxylase family protein; translated protein: MKMIKQNESLNWQKVLKEKVQPAFLSPCQEQSKEDEFKDIITQTLKNVNDLKDDGQEKKSFLGEARCCIEDENSIIEVKKKANIPEKATSMKEVIKEASKYFNGMFNWAHPKAMVNVTPPAAIPSIAGSLMGAMFNPNIVEQEYSGNVAALEIEVASIISKLVGYDSEKSIGHFTFGGTGAYLFATKLALTKCLGKESRTNGIRTDAQILVSKVGHYAMKNCSDWTGLGTNNVRTINLNEDSSMNLSHLEEVMETCYKEGKPIAMIVVTMGTTDAFAIDDIKGVMEICNNFVKKHNLKERPFIYADAVIGWAWSVFNSYDFKENPMEFSETTLKAIEKSKDKIKYLNLADAVGIDFHKTGFTCYNCSMICMKNSNDIQVLTRDKDQMAYLYHSSAYTPGEYTLECSRGGGYALSAWCNLKYFGLEGYRAILGNLIEVEMSLRNVIRKEPSMVCVNGNDNGLVTLFRVYPDSLKDKTNFDDFARQQYKNEFCNEDYKKDLKEYNDYQAKVAKELEMLMLEENGPALSFTSKFRLSSYGEPVAAIKAYPMSPYMSSSEKELKEDIIKFVLKAKENIKKL
- a CDS encoding LolA family protein, with product MIKKKLMLLMSVIVMSFSIFFTGCDSKSAIIPEDIITNVINLNKEVKCFYGESKTENYEKGKKISTINIREWSIPGNKVRREVINVGSSGKVDKAIMTCDGKKMIIYTKTLDSYMESTNIAKEDFIGRSPKKVAMDEIANITKTHTIEVKGEEEVNGRKTYHLYAKPKKGQENKSLFRDVSYWIDKENWFVVKSECVSGDMKTISEYTNVNFKPEINESIFTQKIPNGAKVQNLDNSEKDEDITLNEVNTKLGTKILIYNGIDYKLDKINYSKNNKEIGEEFNQIYTNNKGVTLFSISMKKVAKKDKNDKSMKLPGIESTTIRGFSGETMEMKSFKSISWQEDGINYAVFSSSVNCVLDDLKKVAEELVKSE
- a CDS encoding response regulator transcription factor, which translates into the protein MKGRVLVIEDDIEIASIIRKHLTRENYEINWSSTGSEGLKDFNKDKYDLIILDIMLPEMDGFTVCKNIRLISNVPILILSAKKQELDKVKGLKLGADDYITKPFSLIELEARVANNIKRYKGDNKKSQKQDVWSYKKGLKIIKDEMRVTVNNNEIELTAKEFALLVLMAQNENKVFTKKELYENIWHQNSLEGNNTVTVHIKELRQKIKEDVKHPQYIQTVWGTGYKFIGEKF
- a CDS encoding HAMP domain-containing sensor histidine kinase, whose product is MRIKNWIIGSYIIVMILPIIIGIAIYNGIKFCSEKVELEYYLNSVGIADKYENRLRNISIYEKVNKNLKLVDDEDKELIEIEVYDKYGTIMYSTKNYSRIINSIQSEELYKDLYTIKREVKFNIVKKPVLNNGDIVGFYKIKILKGNVIKNINYVTYVAIGCFIFAVIVIFIVTIHFLNNKILKPITFLVNDMKRYSRGENSSPFKYNKNDEIGDLINHFNNLKENIQKKQYEIEKQHKDKEYLIAAISHDLKTPLTSIRAYSEAIYRYENLKESDIKEYSSIIINKSDYIKKMLEDLLAYTLLTSEEKLNLVNVEGEEFLEMLFYGYDELCEKNDIILKKSICVLGNYNVDVNSMIRVIDNLVSNSIRYARNGGEIYLGAYCEEVKLPSFLPKELIEEVSKKIKDNMFIFVSNDGGHIPKEEQEKIFKAFYQSDSSRNKEMSGGVGLGLSIVKLIMDKHDGSIKIFSNESFGTLIGCFIKRIT